Within Vicia villosa cultivar HV-30 ecotype Madison, WI linkage group LG1, Vvil1.0, whole genome shotgun sequence, the genomic segment GGACAAAGAGTGGACTAAATTACCGTGGTTTAGTCAAGAGTACATCAACGGTGTTACTCGATTTTTAGACTTTGCCTTCACTAAAGGAAGTCCTCAAGGAGGTGAACTTCTATGCCCTTGTGCTAAGTGTAAAAATATATATTGGAAAACCAGGGATATTATTAGGGATCACCTAATAGCCAAAGGTTTTCTAGACGGTTATGACGTTTGGGTGCACCATGGGGAGAAACTACAAAGGTCTATGGAAATTGGTGATGGGATGGAAGATCAAGATGGATCACATGATGACATTCCTGGCTTATTGCATGACATATATGGAGATAGGGCAGAAGCACACGGAGTTGGTGAAGGTCCCAATGACGAGGCTAGAACGTTTTACAGTTTGATTAAAGAGGCGGAACAAGAACTGTACCCTGGATGCAAAGACTTCTCTTCGTTATCATTCACGATTCGACTCTACTTGTTGAAATGTCTCCACGGCTGGAGCAATACGTCATTCACTGCCCTATTAGAATTATTGAAAGAAGCAATGCCTGATTTGAACATTCCGGAATCATtttacaagacaaaagccatgatAAGTGGTTTAGGCCTTGATTATAAGAAGATAGATGCGTGCCCAAATGATTGCATGCTATTTTGGAAGGAGCATGAAAAGGACAATTCTTGCACTATTTGTGAAGCTTCACGGTGGAAACAAAATGCTGCAACTGAAGGATGCGAGTCTGAGCAACCCAAAAATGACTGTAGAGTTCCTGCAAAAGTTTTGAGGCACTTTCCGTTGATTCCTAGACTACAAAGGTTGTTCATGTGTTCAAAGACAGCTGAGTCAATGAGATGGCATGAAGAAGAGCGCTCAAAGGATGGAAAATTGAGGCATCCTGCTGACGGTAAAGCGTGGAAGGACTTTGATGAGCTCCATCCAGATTTTTCTAGTGAGTCCCGCAATGTAAGACTTGGCTTAACGAGTGATGGGTTTAATCCATTTAGGACCATGAGCTTATCTCATAGTACATGGCCTGTCTTGATGATGGTATACAACACACCACCTTGGCTGTCCATGAAACCTGAATATACAATGTTGTCATTGTTTATTCCTGGACCAAAATCTCCAGGCAACGATATCGATGTTTACCTCCAACCACTGATAGAGGAGCTAAAGGAGTTATGGGAATCCGGCATAGAGACATATGATTCTTCAAtgaatcaaacttttcaaatgCGTGCAGCTCTTCTGTGGACAATTAGTGACTACCTTGCTTATGCTATGTTGTCGGGATGGAGCACCAAAGGAAAATTGGCGTGTGCTTGTTGTAAATCTAACACCAATTCGTTATACCTCAAACACAGTCATAAGATGTGTTATATGGACCACCGTACCTTTTTACCAAGAACTCATTCTTGGAGAGACGATGTCAAATCATTTAACGGAGAAGAAGAACATAGAACTGCACCATCCATGTTAAACGGGGCTGAAATTCTTGAACTCTTAAAAGATTTCAATAATGAATTtgggaagaaaaagaagaaagttgatggcccgtggaagaagaggtcaattttttttgagTTGCCTTACTGGGCTCAAAATACATTGCGCCATAACTTAGATGTAATGCACATTGAAAAGAACATATTTGATAGTATTGTTGGAACTCTTTTGGACATCATGGGGAAGACAAAAGATCATATTAAAGCCCGTTATGATTTGCAAGAAATGGGAATTAGAGAAAAACTTCATCCAAGGGAGATTGGTGGAGGACGTTCAGAGTTTGCAAAAGCGTGTTTTTCAATGACTCCGCACGAGAAGTCAATTTTTTGTGGAGTTATAAAGGCTGCCAAGTTACCAGATGGGACTgcatcaaatatttcaaaatgtgTACAAGTTGGTGACAGAAAAATATCTGGTTACAAGAGTCATGATACGCATTTCATGTTACACTATTTGTTGCAAATCGCAGTAAGAAGCACAATGCCCAAGGAGGTGGCAACCCCACTAATTCGTCTTGGTTCCTTTTTCCGCTCTCTATGTCAGAAAGTTATACAAGTGGAAGATTTAGATTACCTAGAAAATGAGATTGCAGAGATACTTTGTCAGTTGGAGATGATATTTCCTCCAAGTttctttgacataatggttcacttGCCTATTCACCTTGTAAATGAAGTTAGATTGGGTGGTCCTGTTCAATTTCGATGGATGTATCCCACCGAAAGATACTTGTGTAAACTTAAGAACTATGTCCGCAATAGAGCTTATCCTGAAGGTTCTATTGCCAAGGGGTATCTGGCTGAAGAAGCTATAACATTTTGCTCAAGGTATTTGCATAGCAATGTAGATACAAGGTTTAATAGGAAGAGTCGGAATTATGATGTTACCGATTCACTTGAAACAGATCCAGATGATTACTTTACAACTGCCGGTCGTCCTTTAGGGGGGGCAGGCAAACCCTTTCATCTTGATGTGAAATCAAAGGATGATGCCCATCGATACATCTTATTCAATTGCAATGAAGTTCAAATTTAATGATGAAGTGGCTGGCATGAAGAGGGAGATGGATGGTATGAAGGCGCTATTTAAGACAATGATGAAGcaacaaaacccacaaatgagcGACGACGAGATCTCTAATTTGATGGCAAGTGCTATGGGCTGTTCCATTAGTTCTACTGCTGCTCCTGCTGATCCACATTCGTCTGCATCAACTCATATTCCGCATTGCGAACAGGTATACTCTAAACTACAAAAATTGCAGCATATGGCACTGTTTAGGGAACTGAATTATCAAGTGTTTTCTGAAATTGCAGCATATGGCACTGTTTAGGGCACTGAATTAGAAACTGTATAGGGCACTAATTTGATGGCAAGTGTTTTCTGAAAGTGTATAGGGCACTGAATTAGAAACTGATCAATTTTTGTTACTTGATTTGCTTCATCATGTTGCTGATTGACCATTTTTTGTTACCCTTGGATTTATCATCAAGCAGAAATAATCTAACGAACATGACTCTGCATGTCAATGTCTGAGAATTAAATTTTCATAAGCCTTTTGTTGGTTGCTAAACTACTGACACAATAAGATCCAACAACACAGTTATTTAATCAATACAATGGGTGTACTTaggttcatttaaaaaaaattcccgGTCACTTCTACTTTCATGTCAAGATTACCTCTGTATCAATTTGAGCTGCTTCCAATCTCCCATCAAAGGATTCATGATCCCCAACTACAGACTCTAAGGATTCCATCAATGGATCAGGCTGTAATAGGCAGGCAATGATTTGTTGAATTAGGAATCTAAACTTGCTTAGTTTAAATAGATTTTCCCAAATAATGGAAGTACTTCATAGAAAATAACTATATAGATGATTACCGTGACCTCCtttaatgataaaaatatgcGCCCACGTGCAGAGTTTATTTGGATAACTTTTGCCTCTAAAACCTGTGCCAAAAAAAAGTAGGCATAAAGATAAATACACAAGAACTATAACTAGGTAAATTGCTAGAAGATATTCATGTATCTTATAGTATCTCAATATTATCTTTCTTAGTGTTTCAAAACCATCTTTTCAAAGAAGCAAAAATCTATGACATAACTAGTATTCTAGTTTTAACTTGTGTTGCTGATTGACCTTTTGAAACTGAGTGTCTTATATGGCTTTCCCTTAATAGGTATTTGATTTTGAAGGTTTTGTTGTGGTTTTATGATTCTTGTTTGATAAGCCATGCACTAAATAAAAGAATCATTGTGTTTTGTTGTACATAGAAACTCCTCTATTTTTAGCATTCCAAGTTATTGCAGTGACTAATGCTGCAGCTTTTTAGGCTAAACATGATGTTAGTGTATTTGCTAGAAAAAGAATAAGGTGTGATAGAAATGGACCTCTTATCAAACAAGTTAGATCTTCAATCACTCTATTTAATCCTCATAAATGGTCTCTGATGTTGGAAGGTGATGCCATCATGGCTTTTTTACAATACATGTCATTGATATACTTACTCCAAAAATGACCAAATGAAATGGAGTAAAAGTGGGTTCTAACTTAGGATATACTTACTGAATTCAAGCCCTTGCGCCTTGATGGACCAACttgtttaattgattattttatttcagTTTGTAAGAATTCTATATTTCCATTGATTTGATTCTGAAATATGTGTATGAAATAGGGAAACGATTCTGAAATAGGTGTATGCATGATTTTGGTGGTGATGGCCTAAAACTGTCTTTTGATTCATGATTCTATTTTACACAACCATGACTAGTACGTACACTTATGAATGTTGAATGATGTTATGTTTATTGTAGGGTGGAGAGGAAGCAGATTGTGATGAAGATATGGAAGAAGCTTGTGATGATCATGAAGATGTGGAAGGAGGTTATGCTGAAGATgttgaagaaggtggttgttcagaagatgtggaagaagagCAAGGAGAAGATCAAGAAGAATAGTTGTTTTATGTTATCTAGCCCAGTTTTTAGaactttttttggttattttgggATGACTCCATTTTGAGAGAAACTTGTGGTGGTACAACTTAAATAGTGTAGGGATCATGGATCAACTTAATAtggttgttttgattttgaatttgggaTGAAAAACTTAGTATCCAACTATTATTAGTGGATGAACTACTATTAATGTTAATTTCATTGTTAATttaatattgatatatatatttatacatatataaatataaatataaatataaatatatatatatatatatatatatatatatatatatatatatatatatatttatgtaatgatacagaaataaaccgtggcagataaatggtttagaatgcataacatgaaataaaccgtggcatataaatggtttaaaatgcataacatataacaacggttttaaataggtggtcataaccaaaccgtggctatatcctGAACCAATACTGTGTCGTAAACGTTAaaatgaaaccgtggctttaccataaAGCCACAGTTTATAAGTCATGGCAAGatcaaaccgcggccttaatcaagctacgtaaaccgtggcctaaaaatgccacggttgtaaaaaaggcgtggtctataccaaaaaaccgtggactttactttaggccacggccgtatactccacagttggatttccgtggccaaaccgtggcctaagcgttacgccacggttattttgcatatagcctcggttttctgggcgtggcGGGAGACCTTTTTTCCTGTAGTGTTTTTACGACTAAATTTTTTGGTATCTATTATGAAACTGATGTTAATTTtggtaattaaatatttatattttttatcaaggttaaattatctttcaaaatacaaaatTGACTCTTTATAAAGTGAGTCATGTTCTCCGCTCTCACATATTATGTTGATTAAACAaatatctttgtatttttttaaagcttttaTGTAACACAAGTAAAAATGAatttgtaaaaaattaaaaataaaattatttaaataataaaattgataattatttaataataatttatatactcaaattaCTCTAGAGAAATAATTATTTCCTCGTTAAAAAATGaaacaatgttaaaaaaaaaatctaaaggcAAATTCTTTGGGAAAATCTAAAAAGCCATTAATTCTAATAAAAAGGATAGTAATATTTTCTCATTTGTGACCCTACCAGATTTAAACATAAGACCTTCGAAATAAAATATCATTACCTTACCAAATGAGCCAACATCTATACACAATTTTTCGTTTTcggaaaaatatataaaatttaaatattttgaggTCTAAAACACCTttgaaaacaatattttttttaggcCTAAGGCGAGGGCCTAGCCCGCCTTACCCTTGGACCGGCCCTGCCGGATATGCTATTGAACCGGTGAGAACCAGCCAAAACCGGTCAAAACCAGAAAAAACCGGCCAAAATTGGTCAAAACCAGAAAAAATCGGCCAAAACCGGTCAAAACCAGAAAAAATCGGTGAATCGGCAGTTCAAATGCATGCTCTTTTTTTTTCCGCACAAAACGACGccgttttcatatttttttaaaaaaaattaaattaaaatataatagtctTTATTCAAACCTTAATTGAAACAACTTTTTTTCTGTTTGCAATTAGACctggtttaaaatttatttaaatttatattttgtattatttttgttCTGGACCGACCCAATCATTCTAATTGGGCCGATCCAACCTTCGGCCCAAGGCGCCTTAGACCACGCGTGACAGCCTCCCCCGGACCGCTCCGGGCAAACGCCCAGGACAACCGACCACGAGAGAGCCTCGTGCCCGGTAAGCAGCCAGCTCGCGCGTCACCTAAATGTCCGCCTTAGAAGGAGGAGTCAATTCCGCACAAGGacaccctataaatagccctctcgccacagagggcaaggtaatcttttcttaccccaaaattctctcactttgttgtaccttgtggaacacatacttactttggcatcggagtgccttgtaggtacaaccccttttttccctctcaaccgtttcgaacttcaagccttcattgttgctagccatctgatctgctcggtaagatcagtggcgccgtctgtgggaaaatcCAGCTCCCCCGTTCCTCTTCTTGCACCTTCTTGATCCATTCTTGCCTCCTACAAGAACCCAGAAACCAAAGCTCTAATCAACTATTACTCATGGCTGACAATAACGAAGATTCCTCTTTATTAGACGCTACGATACTCAACAAAAACGACATCTCCGTCATCATACCTCCATCCAGGAACACTGTCCCTCGCGACGGTGCCACAACATCTCCTTCCCCAAGAGATCTCCAAGACGATACGCTCCAACATCTCGAGAATACAGGCGGGAAGGACAACCACGAAGAGACTCTGGGCAACCCTTTCCTCTCCAAGGGTCAGACTCTTCTGGACCAGACCATGACCGCCGTTCTGGCCGCTCTTTCCCAGACCAACGCGCTTATTCAGCAGCAAAGCGACAGGATCGGGGCACTCGAGCAAAAACGTCGTTCAAAGACTCCCcccggtgtcataccccaaatttgtcctacccttattcatctggcttgcaactcataaacatacatccattCAGGTCATATCATTGCATGCATCTGTATCATTGGCCCTTGGTCAAAAGGAGAGACTTGAAGCCTAATGTGGGGTGTCATCATCTTGCCCAAGATCCtttgaaatcagggttttcaTCTAGTTCATGGCATTAGTGAGGAGGTACAAGTTCAAGAGACATTTGATTGCCCAAATCATCataatcagggtttctttgaccaaagtcaaccagctgactttctggtcaacatttaatcagggatGGATTATATG encodes:
- the LOC131652063 gene encoding uncharacterized protein LOC131652063, coding for MDKEWTKLPWFSQEYINGVTRFLDFAFTKGSPQGGELLCPCAKCKNIYWKTRDIIRDHLIAKGFLDGYDVWVHHGEKLQRSMEIGDGMEDQDGSHDDIPGLLHDIYGDRAEAHGVGEGPNDEARTFYSLIKEAEQELYPGCKDFSSLSFTIRLYLLKCLHGWSNTSFTALLELLKEAMPDLNIPESFYKTKAMISGLGLDYKKIDACPNDCMLFWKEHEKDNSCTICEASRWKQNAATEGCESEQPKNDCRVPAKVLRHFPLIPRLQRLFMCSKTAESMRWHEEERSKDGKLRHPADGKAWKDFDELHPDFSSESRNVRLGLTSDGFNPFRTMSLSHSTWPVLMMVYNTPPWLSMKPEYTMLSLFIPGPKSPGNDIDVYLQPLIEELKELWESGIETYDSSMNQTFQMRAALLWTISDYLAYAMLSGWSTKGKLACACCKSNTNSLYLKHSHKMCYMDHRTFLPRTHSWRDDVKSFNGEEEHRTAPSMLNGAEILELLKDFNNEFGKKKKKNIFDSIVGTLLDIMGKTKDHIKARYDLQEMGIREKLHPREIGGGRSEFAKACFSMTPHEKSIFCGVIKAAKLPDGTASNISKCVQVGDRKISGYKSHDTHFMLHYLLQIAVRSTMPKEVATPLIRLGSFFRSLCQKVIQVEDLDYLENEIAEILCQLEMIFPPSFFDIMVHLPIHLVNEVRLGGPVQFRWMYPTERYLCKLKNYVRNRAYPEGSIAKGYLAEEAITFCSRYLHSNVDTRFNRKSRNYDVTDSLETDPDDYFTTAGRPLGGAGKPFHLDVKSKDDAHRYILFNCNEVQI
- the LOC131614783 gene encoding uncharacterized protein LOC131614783; translated protein: MDGMKALFKTMMKQQNPQMSDDEISNLMASAMGCSISSTAAPADPHSSASTHIPHCEQGGEEADCDEDMEEACDDHEDVEGGYAEDVEEGGCSEDVEEEQGEDQEE